A segment of the Myripristis murdjan chromosome 20, fMyrMur1.1, whole genome shotgun sequence genome:
AACAGAAGGAGCTGCCTAATGATGGGGCAAGACCCACATACAGATGGATTTTGCATCAAGCTGTTTACAAGAACTGGTGCAGCTTTACTGTACCAATCATGGCCAAGAAGACTGAATCATTTTGGAAAGATCAAGATTcttgctctcatttttttttttttttttttttttttttttatttagaacaTTTCTAATCATCAGTCATATCCTTACAGggctgagtgagtgagtgaagcaTTGCAATTTAAGTTTTTACACTGTGAAAATTGCCCAAAATCCTAATATTTCACTCATCAAATAAACCTCAAGAACTTCAAAATGAAACGTCCCTGTTCTATAAATCACTCCTGGTCTAGATTGAGAGTGGACATCATATTAATTATAGTTTAAACCAGTGGTGGTTTGTCATGCTGATAGCCCTGCTTGTACCTCATTGCACATTATTTATGGTGTGTGCGAACAACAAATCTCCTGCGACATCACGTGAAATGCAGCAGTGCCATCCAGAACGCTCCAGACCATGGACAACGATTACCTCAAATCAGATTGACTGCATCGTCTGTCAGTGGAGGCTAATCTCCTCGCTCCGGTTCCAGTATACCACACATATTCCTGTTTTATGGCTCAGTGGAGGTCAAACTGCAATATTTCCCACAAATCTGCCTAGCAAGGTTTAGGGTtcaacagagggaggaggctCAGTGCTGATTTAGTGCAAATGAATGTAATGATTTACAATGATCCAAAAACTTGCAAATTGAACCTGTCAACTTACATAATGAACACACAGAGCTTAACATCCATTAGCAAACAGGCTTGACATCGGCATCCACCTCATATAGCTTTAAATAGCAGTCGTACATGTTGCTAGGGTTGCATGATTACCCATCTAACTATGGATTTTGTAGTGTTTAATggattttgatttattgttttgaaCTGACTTTGTCAGGGCTTTTTAcataaataactaataaaaaaaattgcacacaGAATATTGTCCATGTAATAGTCATGTAATGCCTGGACATATATGGCTTTATTTTAGGATTTTACTATGACTTCTGTGTTAAAACTTTTGAATTTAGGTTATGCTGAAATGAATATAGACATTGGTGTTACCATTATGAGCAATTATTGATCAAATTGTTGCCTGAACTGCATCTCAATGTATTGATTCAAGAAAGCTACATGAATAgctgatgttttattcataATGAGCCGAGGGCAAAGGTCTTCTCCATGCACTTGACCAGATGTAATGTGCAGCAGTATTGGCAGTCTTGACAGATGTTCACCAAGATGGGTTGACCAAGTTTTATGTGGTTGTCTCATTATTCCTTGCCATTGCGCACTGCTGTAGCTGTGGCATGCTTTGTTCTGACCCACTTTTAACAGGTATACAAAGATGAAGACAGCCACCAACATTTACATATTCAATTTAGCTCTCGCTGACGCCCTCGTCACCACAACAATGCCTTTCCAGAGCACAGACTACCTGCTCAACACGTGGCCCTTCGGCGAGGTGGTGTGCAAGGTCTTCATCTCCATCGACTACTACAACATGTTCACCAGCATCTTCACCCTCACCATGATGAGCGTGGATCGCTACGTGGCCGTGTGCCACCCGGTGAAAGCCCTGGACTTCCGCACGCCAATCAAAGCCAAGATGATCAACGTGTGCATCTGGATACTCTCCTCAGCCGCGGGGATACCTGCTCTTCTGTTGGGCGGAACCCAAACCAACAACGGTGAGGAGCAGCTTCCACCCAAGAGAAACTTCTCAAAGTTGGAGCTAACAAGACATGCCAGAGTGCAGATCTTGCTAGAATACTGATGTACTTACTAGATACTGTCAGTAGCATGAATAAGGAAGAAATGTCAGTCATTTTAATAAGCATGGCTCATTAAGTTCAAGCATGCACCCATCATATTTTAAGGGCAGAAATTTATTCCATCTGGTCCATCTGGCAGCATTGAGGTTTCTATTAGCCGCACAATATTCCTGAATGCAGATGAAGGCAGGAAAAAGAGCAGTGTTTTTAGAGCAAAGGGTTCCCTTATGAGTGCAGATTAGCTGCTCCTTGACAGCTTGTCATATAAAAAGCAGTTCATCATTCAAATCaccttctccccctccctccgccCCTCCTGCAGGCACGACAGAGTGCGCCTTACAGTTCCCTGAACCGTACGTGTACTGGGACACGCTGATGAAGatatgcgtgtttgtgtttgccttCGTCGTGCCTGTGCTCATCATCACCGTGTGCTACTCCCTGATGGTCCTGAGGCTGAAGAGCGTGCGCCTGCTGTCCGGCTCGCGGGAGAAGGACCGCAACCTGCGCCGGATCACGCGcttggttgtggtggtggtggccgTGTTTGTGGTCTGCTGGACGCCCATCCACATCTTCATCCTGGTCAAGGCCCTCGTGAGCGTGCCGGAGACCACCGCCGTCATGGCCGCCTACTTCTTCTGTGTGGCTCTGGGCTACACCAACAGCAGCCTCAACCCCGTCCTCTATGCCTTCCTGGATGAGAACTTCAAACGCTGCTTCAAGGACTTCTGCCTCCCCGCCAAGCTGAAGGGGGAGAGGGTACCAGGGAGCAAGAAGGCACACTGCACCGTGAGGGAGGCCCCTGTTCCCCTGGAGAACACAGACGGGACCAGCAAGCCCACATGACTAACAATGGAACTGTCTTCGATCTCCCACATTGGAAAAGAGGACTCAAACGACCTGGGCCTGACCCAAGTCACATCAGCAATGTAGACTGTAACAGCATTTTGACTCTGTTGTTGAAGATAACACGTCAACGTGGACTTCAGTCTCCGCTACCAgtgatgcagtttcacttcagaAGGCAAATGAAAGCTTAATATAAAAATGCCATGAATTGCCATCTATTGGTAACCGCCCCATCGCCTTCCCTGCCCTTTAACTTTGCTCACCTCAATTGATTTCTCCCACATCAGTGAATTTCACTGAGTTGGGATAAAtaattatttgctttttgaaGCGAGTGTTATGTATTCTGTTGGGGCACAAATAGAAACCTATTTTTGTTGAACAGGGGGAAAAATCTCCAAATGTGAAGAAAGTAAATTTTAACAGCCTATATTTTAATGCCCGTCCCtctatttatatattatgtttaaATAGTTTTAAAGTAATGGTCTAGTTTTTATCTAATGGTGAAAAATAGGgagcctggtctttggtggcaggtgatgtcatcacctgtTGTACTctatgggtggtgacatcacctgccaccaaacacCAGACACTTTACTTTTCACCACTAGGGGTCAGGCTTTACACAGATTAAGGTTTGGGGTTTAGGGagcaaagaaataataataaattatatgtATTATGACTTTACCTATGAACTTTATTATTGCATGTGCCAGACAGTGTGGTCTAAGATGTCACCAGAAAATAATGCTGAGTTTTCTCAGGGATGTATTGGATTAAAATGGGGGACTAGTGAGACATTAAGATACAATTTTTTTAGGTTTCCTATATTGCATCGATATTTTTTATGCGTCTGATTAATTCACTTAATTGCAGTTTGTTTGTactccccccgcccccaccccctttttttttatttagccctctcctgccctcctcctcctttgccAAAAGTGCCTTTAACAGTCCAGGATGAAATGAGTTTGTAGCTGTGGAGAATGATTTAGGAACAGAAGACGGATGGGGTCAAAACAGCACttcatactgtatataaaatgtatttcataATGTTTATACACCCAAGCGGTAGTTACGTGTCTCACTTATTGCAAAGCGTGTTTCATAGCCCTTGACACCCCTGCGTATGGGGTCACCCCGTCTGTCTGGTGAGTCATCTGCATTGTGAAGCCTTTGTATTGCGGCGATTGACCACAGTGCGAGAGAACCGAGTGGGATTCTTGAGTTTTGAATTGCATGAGAGGTGAaaggtttaaaataaaaataaaagaaaataaaataaaaaaaacagaaatgaaaagaaaaaaggaagtcTATCACATGGGATGAGATACGTTAAAGTGAAAATCCTGGACTTGaatgtgtatttaaaatttGACAGAGGGCTCTCTATCAACTTCGCCTCTGGAGCAGCATCCAGGCGGACGAGTTGTTCAATTCAGCGTATATAAATCAGTCACATGTGCTGTGTATATAGCTTGGCCTTGATGCACATACTCCCATCGAGGCAGTCGTGCTCTTAAAAGTATTTACATCACTGCAATCTGAAAACTGGGATAGCTGTTTCAAGAACTTGTGCACATGGTTGAGTGTATTCTGACAATGTACAGTATCATGTATAGACTGTACCTTATTTATATAgctcacaaacagaaaaacaacaacaacaacaaaaaaaaccctttgcACAGACATTACTGAAATGTACTTTTATCTGTAGCATGTCGATGATCACTGCTATGATATGTGCACCAATCAGTAACGTGTTTGATCTCCGGTCACCTGCAGAGTTAACGCTTCTGGTCTGTGCTGCTGTAAACTAATATGCTTTGGAATGTGCTTTCATATGAGCTGTGGTAAACGAATGTCAAATAaagacattattattttaattgtgcCATCTACCTCATTAGACAAGTACCAGAGCTGATATTTTAGCAACTGAGAAATAAAAATCCACCTCATAAACACACCATCTTCtatatttttcatgtcatttttttgttttttccagttggGAGGATTGCTCTTGAGCTACAACATGTACATAGAAAAAACTCAGAAGGTATTTATGGGTTTTGGATTTGGACTGAGAGTTCCTACATATGagaaaaaaccaaaaaaaaccccaggGAAATTACCTTTAAGAAACTTGTGTGTAACCTCATCATCTTGTTTTAATCTGTGTGCTCCTATAATTAGTCAAAACAAGCTTCCTGTGCAGTGCTCAATATTAAAGCAGCTTCAGCAAAttcacattgatttttttattttttttattttttttctcttgcattcATGAGGTTTTCCTAATATCTCTGGGTGGATGCTCTCCTTGAATACAGGGTCGGGCCATAAATGTCATCCTACCTTTGCCGTGCTCCATTAACTCTGCTTGTTTCTGTTTGCCTCGCGATGGCTCACTCAGAGCAGAAGAACAGGAGAAACGCTGCATGTCAATAATCTGCAGAGGGAGAATATG
Coding sequences within it:
- the LOC115378823 gene encoding delta-type opioid receptor-like isoform X1, translating into MESAPFEIFKEDKCLSSPAEDCSVNSSAWLSGYSESHNLTQDESWEQEGMSPIIPIITAVYSVVFVVGLLGNCLVMYVIIRYTKMKTATNIYIFNLALADALVTTTMPFQSTDYLLNTWPFGEVVCKVFISIDYYNMFTSIFTLTMMSVDRYVAVCHPVKALDFRTPIKAKMINVCIWILSSAAGIPALLLGGTQTNNGTTECALQFPEPYVYWDTLMKICVFVFAFVVPVLIITVCYSLMVLRLKSVRLLSGSREKDRNLRRITRLVVVVVAVFVVCWTPIHIFILVKALVSVPETTAVMAAYFFCVALGYTNSSLNPVLYAFLDENFKRCFKDFCLPAKLKGERVPGSKKAHCTVREAPVPLENTDGTSKPT
- the LOC115378823 gene encoding kappa-type opioid receptor-like isoform X2 — its product is MYTKMKTATNIYIFNLALADALVTTTMPFQSTDYLLNTWPFGEVVCKVFISIDYYNMFTSIFTLTMMSVDRYVAVCHPVKALDFRTPIKAKMINVCIWILSSAAGIPALLLGGTQTNNGTTECALQFPEPYVYWDTLMKICVFVFAFVVPVLIITVCYSLMVLRLKSVRLLSGSREKDRNLRRITRLVVVVVAVFVVCWTPIHIFILVKALVSVPETTAVMAAYFFCVALGYTNSSLNPVLYAFLDENFKRCFKDFCLPAKLKGERVPGSKKAHCTVREAPVPLENTDGTSKPT